Proteins encoded in a region of the Bombyx mori chromosome 23, ASM3026992v2 genome:
- the LOC110384731 gene encoding cytosol aminopeptidase isoform X1, giving the protein MGFLKVFSKTRCVMNKLNIKLIRKFSDSCQEASGEINQKLDSSKKGLVLGVYQCGKKLELTPVGQELDQKSGGKILQHLNELSERMKLGQAFVLTDVVPEYSAVALASLGPKDPGYNQLEALDETRENLRWAVGAGVRVLQNRGCGDISVQADAEHDAAAEAAELAAWRFEEFRSVEERQPACRLSLHGQAGDEGPGGAWHAGSVLGRAQNWARFLSDMPANKMTPIDLGQAALDTLCPLGVTVEAREREWIEAQNMQAFLTVARGSCEEPIFLECNYRGDKESRPPVVIAAKGVTFDSGGLCLKKRESMVENRGSMAGAAAVLGALRALAELQVPINVCAVIPICENMVSGQCMKVGDVVRALNGLSIQIEDTDMEGRLMLADALVYGQAVHKPELVIDVATFTRGVLQALGGAACGCYTESEALWRDVTAAGARSGDRAWRLPLWDYYRRQITDDPSVDLRNKGSGKATSCLGAAFLKSFVCCSWLHVDTTGVGKLAHGSAPPYLSARRMTGRPARTLVALLQRLAAAP; this is encoded by the exons AGCAAG AAAGGTCTAGTTCTTGGTGTTTATCAATGCGGCAAGAAACTAGAGTTGACTCCAGTCGGTCAGGAGCTTGATCAGAAATCTGGGGGAAAGATACTTCAACATTTGAATGA ATTGTCAGAGCGAATGAAGCTAGGCCAGGCGTTTGTACTGACCGACGTGGTCCCGGAGTACTCTGCTGTAGCGCTCGCTTCGTTAGGGCCAAAGGACCCTGGCTACAATCAGCTCGAAGCTTTGGATGAGACTAGG GAAAACCTTCGTTGGGCTGTTGGAGCTGGTGTGAGGGTCCTACAAAATCGAGGGTGTGGAGATATCTCCGTGCAGGCTGACGCGGAACACGACGCTGCAGCCGAGGCTGCCGAACTAGCCGCCTGGAG ATTTGAAGAGTTCAGATCGGTAGAGGAGCGTCAGCCCGCGTGCAGGTTGTCGCTGCACGGGCAGGCGGGGGACGAGGGCCCCGGGGGCGCGTGGCACGCCGGCTCGGTGCTCGGTCGAGCGCAGAACTGGGCGAGGTTCTTGTCCGACATGCCCGCTAATAAAATGACTCCTATAGATCTTGGACAG GCAGCGTTAGACACGCTGTGTCCCCTGGGGGTGACCGTGGAAGCCAGAGAACGCGAGTGGATAGAGGCACAGAACATGCAGGCGTTCCTCACCGTAGCCCGAGGGTCCTGCGAGGAACCCATCTTCTTGGAATGTAATTACCGAGGAGACAAGGAATCTCGGCCTCCAGTCGTCATAGCCGCTAAAGGAGTTACTTTTGACAG CGGCGGCTTGTGTCTGAAGAAGCGGGAGAGCATGGTGGAGAACCGCGGCAGCATGGCCGGCGCCGCCGCCGTGCTGGGCGCGCTGCGGGCCCTCGCCGAGCTGCAG GTGCCTATCAATGTTTGCGCAGTCATACCGATATGCGAGAACATGGTGAGCGGACAGTGCATGAAGGTCGGAGACGTCGTCAGAGCTCTCAACGGACTCTCCATCCAG ATCGAAGACACGGACATGGAGGGCCGGCTGATGCTGGCCGACGCTCTGGTGTACGGGCAGGCCGTCCACAAGCCGGAGCTCGTCATAGACGTCGCCACTTTCACCA GGGGCGTGCTGCAGGCGCTGGGCGGCGCGGCGTGCGGCTGCTACACGGAGAGCGAGGCGCtgtggcgtgacgtcacggcGGCGGGCGCGCGCTCCGGCGACCGCGCCTGGCGCCTGCCGCTCTGGGACTACTACCGCCGCCAGATCACCG ACGACCCTTCAGTGGACTTGAGGAATAAAGGTTCCGGCAAAGCTACCTCTTGTCTCGGGGCTGCGTTCTTAAAG AGCTTCGTGTGCTGCTCGTGGCTGCACGTGGACACGACGGGCGTGGGCAAGCTGGCGCACGGCTCGGCGCCGCCCTACCTGTCCGCGCGCCGCATGACGGGCCGCCCGGCGCGCACGCTCGTGGCGCTGCTGCAGCGTCTGGCCGCCGCGCCCTAG
- the LOC110384731 gene encoding cytosol aminopeptidase isoform X2 — MGFLKVFSKTRCVMNKLNIKLIRKFSDSCQEASGEINQKLDSSKKGLVLGVYQCGKKLELTPVGQELDQKSGGKILQHLNELSERMKLGQAFVLTDVVPEYSAVALASLGPKDPGYNQLEALDETRENLRWAVGAGVRVLQNRGCGDISVQADAEHDAAAEAAELAAWRFEEFRSVEERQPACRLSLHGQAGDEGPGGAWHAGSVLGRAQNWARFLSDMPANKMTPIDLGQAALDTLCPLGVTVEAREREWIEAQNMQAFLTVARGSCEEPIFLECNYRGDKESRPPVVIAAKGVTFDSGGLCLKKRESMVENRGSMAGAAAVLGALRALAELQIEDTDMEGRLMLADALVYGQAVHKPELVIDVATFTRGVLQALGGAACGCYTESEALWRDVTAAGARSGDRAWRLPLWDYYRRQITDDPSVDLRNKGSGKATSCLGAAFLKSFVCCSWLHVDTTGVGKLAHGSAPPYLSARRMTGRPARTLVALLQRLAAAP, encoded by the exons AGCAAG AAAGGTCTAGTTCTTGGTGTTTATCAATGCGGCAAGAAACTAGAGTTGACTCCAGTCGGTCAGGAGCTTGATCAGAAATCTGGGGGAAAGATACTTCAACATTTGAATGA ATTGTCAGAGCGAATGAAGCTAGGCCAGGCGTTTGTACTGACCGACGTGGTCCCGGAGTACTCTGCTGTAGCGCTCGCTTCGTTAGGGCCAAAGGACCCTGGCTACAATCAGCTCGAAGCTTTGGATGAGACTAGG GAAAACCTTCGTTGGGCTGTTGGAGCTGGTGTGAGGGTCCTACAAAATCGAGGGTGTGGAGATATCTCCGTGCAGGCTGACGCGGAACACGACGCTGCAGCCGAGGCTGCCGAACTAGCCGCCTGGAG ATTTGAAGAGTTCAGATCGGTAGAGGAGCGTCAGCCCGCGTGCAGGTTGTCGCTGCACGGGCAGGCGGGGGACGAGGGCCCCGGGGGCGCGTGGCACGCCGGCTCGGTGCTCGGTCGAGCGCAGAACTGGGCGAGGTTCTTGTCCGACATGCCCGCTAATAAAATGACTCCTATAGATCTTGGACAG GCAGCGTTAGACACGCTGTGTCCCCTGGGGGTGACCGTGGAAGCCAGAGAACGCGAGTGGATAGAGGCACAGAACATGCAGGCGTTCCTCACCGTAGCCCGAGGGTCCTGCGAGGAACCCATCTTCTTGGAATGTAATTACCGAGGAGACAAGGAATCTCGGCCTCCAGTCGTCATAGCCGCTAAAGGAGTTACTTTTGACAG CGGCGGCTTGTGTCTGAAGAAGCGGGAGAGCATGGTGGAGAACCGCGGCAGCATGGCCGGCGCCGCCGCCGTGCTGGGCGCGCTGCGGGCCCTCGCCGAGCTGCAG ATCGAAGACACGGACATGGAGGGCCGGCTGATGCTGGCCGACGCTCTGGTGTACGGGCAGGCCGTCCACAAGCCGGAGCTCGTCATAGACGTCGCCACTTTCACCA GGGGCGTGCTGCAGGCGCTGGGCGGCGCGGCGTGCGGCTGCTACACGGAGAGCGAGGCGCtgtggcgtgacgtcacggcGGCGGGCGCGCGCTCCGGCGACCGCGCCTGGCGCCTGCCGCTCTGGGACTACTACCGCCGCCAGATCACCG ACGACCCTTCAGTGGACTTGAGGAATAAAGGTTCCGGCAAAGCTACCTCTTGTCTCGGGGCTGCGTTCTTAAAG AGCTTCGTGTGCTGCTCGTGGCTGCACGTGGACACGACGGGCGTGGGCAAGCTGGCGCACGGCTCGGCGCCGCCCTACCTGTCCGCGCGCCGCATGACGGGCCGCCCGGCGCGCACGCTCGTGGCGCTGCTGCAGCGTCTGGCCGCCGCGCCCTAG
- the LOC110384731 gene encoding cytosol aminopeptidase isoform X3, with protein MKLGQAFVLTDVVPEYSAVALASLGPKDPGYNQLEALDETRENLRWAVGAGVRVLQNRGCGDISVQADAEHDAAAEAAELAAWRFEEFRSVEERQPACRLSLHGQAGDEGPGGAWHAGSVLGRAQNWARFLSDMPANKMTPIDLGQAALDTLCPLGVTVEAREREWIEAQNMQAFLTVARGSCEEPIFLECNYRGDKESRPPVVIAAKGVTFDSGGLCLKKRESMVENRGSMAGAAAVLGALRALAELQVPINVCAVIPICENMVSGQCMKVGDVVRALNGLSIQIEDTDMEGRLMLADALVYGQAVHKPELVIDVATFTRGVLQALGGAACGCYTESEALWRDVTAAGARSGDRAWRLPLWDYYRRQITDDPSVDLRNKGSGKATSCLGAAFLKSFVCCSWLHVDTTGVGKLAHGSAPPYLSARRMTGRPARTLVALLQRLAAAP; from the exons ATGAAGCTAGGCCAGGCGTTTGTACTGACCGACGTGGTCCCGGAGTACTCTGCTGTAGCGCTCGCTTCGTTAGGGCCAAAGGACCCTGGCTACAATCAGCTCGAAGCTTTGGATGAGACTAGG GAAAACCTTCGTTGGGCTGTTGGAGCTGGTGTGAGGGTCCTACAAAATCGAGGGTGTGGAGATATCTCCGTGCAGGCTGACGCGGAACACGACGCTGCAGCCGAGGCTGCCGAACTAGCCGCCTGGAG ATTTGAAGAGTTCAGATCGGTAGAGGAGCGTCAGCCCGCGTGCAGGTTGTCGCTGCACGGGCAGGCGGGGGACGAGGGCCCCGGGGGCGCGTGGCACGCCGGCTCGGTGCTCGGTCGAGCGCAGAACTGGGCGAGGTTCTTGTCCGACATGCCCGCTAATAAAATGACTCCTATAGATCTTGGACAG GCAGCGTTAGACACGCTGTGTCCCCTGGGGGTGACCGTGGAAGCCAGAGAACGCGAGTGGATAGAGGCACAGAACATGCAGGCGTTCCTCACCGTAGCCCGAGGGTCCTGCGAGGAACCCATCTTCTTGGAATGTAATTACCGAGGAGACAAGGAATCTCGGCCTCCAGTCGTCATAGCCGCTAAAGGAGTTACTTTTGACAG CGGCGGCTTGTGTCTGAAGAAGCGGGAGAGCATGGTGGAGAACCGCGGCAGCATGGCCGGCGCCGCCGCCGTGCTGGGCGCGCTGCGGGCCCTCGCCGAGCTGCAG GTGCCTATCAATGTTTGCGCAGTCATACCGATATGCGAGAACATGGTGAGCGGACAGTGCATGAAGGTCGGAGACGTCGTCAGAGCTCTCAACGGACTCTCCATCCAG ATCGAAGACACGGACATGGAGGGCCGGCTGATGCTGGCCGACGCTCTGGTGTACGGGCAGGCCGTCCACAAGCCGGAGCTCGTCATAGACGTCGCCACTTTCACCA GGGGCGTGCTGCAGGCGCTGGGCGGCGCGGCGTGCGGCTGCTACACGGAGAGCGAGGCGCtgtggcgtgacgtcacggcGGCGGGCGCGCGCTCCGGCGACCGCGCCTGGCGCCTGCCGCTCTGGGACTACTACCGCCGCCAGATCACCG ACGACCCTTCAGTGGACTTGAGGAATAAAGGTTCCGGCAAAGCTACCTCTTGTCTCGGGGCTGCGTTCTTAAAG AGCTTCGTGTGCTGCTCGTGGCTGCACGTGGACACGACGGGCGTGGGCAAGCTGGCGCACGGCTCGGCGCCGCCCTACCTGTCCGCGCGCCGCATGACGGGCCGCCCGGCGCGCACGCTCGTGGCGCTGCTGCAGCGTCTGGCCGCCGCGCCCTAG